One window from the genome of Leucobacter aridicollis encodes:
- a CDS encoding class I adenylate-forming enzyme family protein — MSINTQVSSPPSALPRTLPAAWQGRVARSPESLCITYFDGTLTTSEVNDLSLALAASLQSHGVEAGDRVAISLQNIPHFPIAMLAIWHIGGIVVPINPMYRERELHTVLASSGAVGLICAPETIRIAAAAAIETDLAWVLSANDTQFQHENDPRVFPTQPDDAELGAVPFTTDTLANAFAEFAGSSPDPAEREPEDIAMLSYTSGTTGPPKGAMATHRSLLVAALNFGEWAVVDHDDRMLALAPLFHITGSVSICLGMLLSPGSLIFLNRPRPDVALEAFSRHAATLAVAPITMYTALFELPDASARDFLSVRQLFTGGAPVPPAKVTTFERRFGQYILNAYGLTESNAGIIGVPLGERAPVHKPTGTLSIGKPMQGVSLRVLDEEGAAVPAGSPGELELAADQLAVGYWRNAEATESTFPGGRLLTGDVAIIDEKGWVYLVDRIKDQINSSGYKVWPREVEDALYEHPAVREVAVVGAPDEYRGETVVAFVSKREGSTVSQDELVAFARERLAAYKIPRRVEFVDELPKTLTGKIRRRDLRSE; from the coding sequence ATGAGCATCAACACACAAGTTTCTTCACCGCCCTCGGCCCTGCCACGCACGCTCCCCGCAGCGTGGCAGGGCCGGGTTGCGCGTTCCCCTGAGAGTCTCTGCATCACGTACTTCGACGGGACACTCACCACCTCCGAGGTCAACGATCTCAGCCTCGCTCTCGCAGCGTCGCTGCAAAGCCACGGTGTCGAGGCTGGTGATCGCGTCGCGATTTCCCTGCAAAACATCCCGCACTTCCCCATCGCCATGCTCGCGATCTGGCACATTGGCGGCATCGTCGTTCCGATCAATCCCATGTACCGAGAGCGAGAGCTGCACACGGTGCTCGCCTCGTCAGGCGCCGTCGGCCTGATCTGTGCGCCCGAGACGATCAGGATCGCGGCGGCGGCCGCCATTGAGACGGACCTAGCCTGGGTACTCAGCGCCAACGACACCCAGTTCCAGCACGAGAACGACCCGCGGGTGTTCCCCACACAACCTGATGATGCTGAGCTCGGCGCTGTCCCGTTCACAACCGATACGCTCGCGAACGCGTTCGCAGAGTTCGCCGGCTCAAGTCCCGATCCTGCGGAGCGTGAGCCCGAAGACATCGCAATGTTGAGCTACACGTCGGGCACGACGGGGCCGCCCAAGGGGGCGATGGCCACGCATCGGTCGCTCCTTGTCGCCGCGCTGAACTTCGGCGAGTGGGCCGTCGTTGATCACGACGACCGAATGCTCGCCCTCGCTCCGCTGTTCCACATCACTGGCTCGGTCAGCATCTGTCTCGGCATGCTGCTCTCCCCCGGGAGCCTCATTTTTCTCAATCGACCGCGGCCCGACGTCGCGCTCGAGGCGTTTTCCCGGCATGCGGCCACCCTCGCTGTGGCGCCCATCACGATGTACACGGCGCTCTTTGAGCTACCTGACGCCAGCGCACGGGACTTCTTGAGCGTGCGCCAGCTATTCACCGGGGGCGCGCCAGTTCCTCCAGCAAAGGTCACCACGTTCGAGCGCCGGTTTGGTCAGTACATCCTCAACGCCTACGGTCTCACCGAATCGAACGCGGGGATTATCGGGGTGCCTCTTGGCGAACGCGCCCCCGTTCACAAGCCGACGGGTACGCTCTCAATCGGCAAGCCGATGCAGGGCGTGTCGCTGCGCGTACTCGATGAGGAGGGAGCCGCAGTGCCTGCAGGGTCGCCGGGCGAGCTGGAACTTGCCGCGGATCAGCTCGCGGTCGGGTATTGGAGAAACGCCGAGGCCACCGAGTCCACGTTCCCGGGAGGTCGGCTGCTCACCGGTGACGTCGCGATCATCGACGAGAAGGGCTGGGTGTATCTCGTTGACCGCATCAAGGATCAGATCAATTCGTCAGGCTACAAGGTGTGGCCGCGCGAGGTCGAGGATGCGCTCTATGAGCACCCTGCAGTGCGCGAGGTCGCCGTCGTCGGCGCGCCCGACGAGTACCGCGGCGAGACGGTGGTCGCGTTCGTGTCGAAGCGTGAGGGATCTACCGTCAGCCAGGACGAACTCGTCGCCTTCGCCCGCGAGCGTCTCGCGGCGTACAAAATCCCGCGGCGAGTCGAGTTCGTCGATGAGCTTCCGAAGACTCTGACAGGCAAGATCAGGCGACGAGACCTCCGCAGCGAATAG
- a CDS encoding citrate synthase, whose protein sequence is MTETPAAQATAKLSFPGGTAELPIVKSVDGPDAIDVSTLTKQSGYTALDYGFVNTASTKSEITYIDGEAGILRYRGYPIDELAQASTFLEVAYLLIYGVLPSADELARFDNEIRHHTLLHEDMRYYFEAVPHTAHPMAMLSGGLQTMSTYYEDSLDTAVPEFVEVNTIRLLAKLPVLAAYSHKKSIGQAFLYPKNNLSFVENFLRLNFGNKAESYEMNPVLVDALDKLLILHADHEQNASTSTVRLVGSTGANMFSSVSAGINALSGPLHGGANEAVLDMLAQIRDSGQSVKTFVEKVKNKEDGVKLMGFGHRVYKNYDPRARIVKDSAAKVLEELGVNDPLLALAQELEQIALEDDYFKERKLYPNVDFYTGVIYKAMGFPTRMFTVLFAIGRLPGWIAQWREARLDPQTKIGRPQQLYLGSPERHLGR, encoded by the coding sequence GTGACTGAAACACCTGCGGCTCAGGCCACCGCCAAGCTGAGCTTTCCTGGAGGAACCGCCGAGCTCCCAATCGTGAAGTCAGTAGACGGGCCAGACGCAATCGACGTCAGCACGCTGACTAAGCAGAGCGGCTACACGGCGCTCGACTACGGCTTCGTGAACACTGCGTCAACGAAGTCCGAGATTACCTACATCGATGGCGAGGCCGGGATCCTGCGATACCGCGGCTACCCAATCGACGAGCTCGCGCAGGCGTCGACCTTCCTGGAGGTCGCCTACCTGCTGATCTACGGCGTGCTGCCCAGCGCTGATGAACTCGCGCGGTTCGACAATGAGATTCGTCACCACACCCTGCTGCACGAAGACATGCGGTACTACTTCGAGGCTGTCCCGCACACCGCACACCCGATGGCGATGCTTTCCGGCGGGCTGCAGACGATGTCCACCTACTACGAAGACTCGCTCGACACAGCGGTTCCAGAGTTCGTTGAGGTCAACACGATCCGCCTTCTCGCAAAACTGCCGGTTCTTGCTGCATACTCGCACAAGAAGTCGATCGGTCAGGCATTCCTCTACCCGAAGAACAACCTGAGCTTCGTGGAGAACTTCCTGCGGCTCAACTTCGGCAACAAGGCCGAATCGTACGAGATGAACCCGGTGCTTGTCGACGCGCTCGACAAGCTGCTCATTCTCCACGCTGATCACGAGCAGAACGCCTCGACCTCAACAGTTCGCCTTGTCGGTTCGACCGGGGCAAACATGTTCTCCTCAGTTTCGGCTGGCATCAACGCCCTCTCTGGCCCGCTGCACGGTGGCGCAAACGAGGCAGTGCTCGACATGCTCGCGCAGATCCGCGACTCAGGTCAGAGCGTCAAGACGTTCGTCGAGAAGGTCAAGAATAAGGAAGACGGCGTGAAGCTCATGGGCTTCGGACACCGCGTCTACAAGAACTACGACCCGCGTGCGCGTATCGTGAAGGACTCGGCAGCGAAGGTGCTCGAAGAGCTCGGCGTGAACGATCCGCTGCTCGCGCTCGCACAGGAGCTCGAGCAGATCGCGCTTGAGGACGACTACTTCAAGGAGCGCAAGCTCTACCCGAACGTCGACTTCTACACAGGCGTGATCTACAAAGCGATGGGCTTCCCGACTCGCATGTTCACCGTGCTCTTCGCGATCGGTCGACTGCCCGGCTGGATCGCGCAGTGGCGCGAGGCCCGCCTCGACCCCCAGACGAAGATCGGTCGCCCGCAGCAGTTGTACTTGGGTTCGCCCGAGCGTCACCTCGGCCGCTAG
- a CDS encoding ABC transporter substrate-binding protein has product MNLKRGALAAWLVGSAVLMLTGCAQGSDAASGAEDAAEVNTDAPLYAKLPDRIKDAGKIVNAGDLTYAPFEWLQEDGKTVKGIDVDIASALSEQIGVPFDWQDVKTEAALSGIQSKRYDALLASMTYTDERAEVYDYVTYLKAASGFITSPDRVGEFTSLDDLCGKKVAGTRGTIQVTQVEELSADCVANGDQAINIQMLDSDQAGILQIRQGGVDASVILGAVGSYAVSQAEGAVELIPGLTVGDSVYGIMLNKADAELRDVLLEAMNAIIADGSYEKILEEWGVSDLALDESLINNAR; this is encoded by the coding sequence ATGAACCTCAAGCGTGGAGCGCTCGCCGCTTGGCTCGTGGGAAGTGCAGTCCTGATGCTTACCGGTTGCGCGCAGGGGAGCGACGCCGCGAGCGGCGCCGAGGACGCGGCCGAGGTGAACACCGACGCGCCCCTGTACGCCAAGCTGCCCGACCGCATCAAAGACGCGGGCAAGATCGTCAACGCGGGTGACCTCACCTACGCGCCCTTCGAATGGCTGCAGGAAGACGGTAAGACAGTCAAAGGCATCGACGTCGACATTGCGAGCGCATTGAGCGAACAGATTGGCGTGCCGTTTGACTGGCAGGACGTGAAGACTGAGGCTGCACTCAGCGGTATTCAGTCGAAGCGCTACGACGCGCTGCTCGCGTCAATGACCTACACCGACGAGCGTGCAGAGGTGTACGACTACGTCACTTACCTCAAGGCAGCGTCGGGGTTCATCACCTCACCCGATCGCGTGGGCGAGTTCACGTCGCTTGACGACCTGTGCGGCAAGAAGGTCGCAGGTACCCGGGGCACGATCCAGGTCACTCAGGTCGAGGAACTCAGCGCCGACTGCGTTGCAAACGGCGACCAGGCCATCAACATCCAGATGCTCGACAGCGATCAGGCAGGCATCCTCCAGATCCGCCAGGGCGGAGTCGACGCGAGCGTCATCCTCGGCGCAGTCGGCAGCTACGCCGTCTCGCAGGCCGAGGGAGCCGTCGAGCTTATTCCAGGCCTCACCGTCGGTGACAGCGTCTACGGCATCATGCTCAACAAAGCAGACGCTGAACTCCGCGACGTGCTCCTTGAAGCAATGAACGCGATCATTGCCGACGGCAGCTACGAGAAGATCCTCGAAGAGTGGGGCGTCAGCGACCTCGCGCTCGACGAGTCACTCATCAACAACGCACGATAG
- the argB gene encoding acetylglutamate kinase, with protein sequence MTDVTIPLDRERAAEKAAVLIESLPWLKKFRDRIMVIKFGGNAMIDDALMTAFAEDVVYLRHTGIRPVIVHGGGPQINRMLDRLGIESTFEGGYRVTTPETMDVVRMVLTGKVNPELVDEINAHGPLASGTTGEDAGLFIGRRRPPIEVDGKLVDLGRVGDIVGVRPESVLAALDAGLIPVVSSIAPDVDNPGESLNVNADAAASALASALGAEKLVILTDVAGLYSDWPDRDSLVSSITVAELEALLPSLESGMIPKMRACLDAVKGGVPKAAIIDGREPHSVLLEIFTEQGIGTEVIEG encoded by the coding sequence ATGACCGACGTCACCATTCCACTTGACCGCGAACGGGCGGCCGAGAAGGCCGCGGTGCTCATTGAGTCGCTGCCTTGGTTGAAGAAGTTCCGTGACCGCATCATGGTCATCAAGTTCGGCGGCAACGCCATGATCGATGATGCACTGATGACGGCGTTCGCCGAAGATGTCGTCTACCTCAGGCACACTGGCATTCGGCCCGTTATTGTCCACGGGGGTGGGCCGCAGATCAACCGCATGCTCGACAGGCTCGGCATCGAGAGCACCTTCGAGGGCGGCTATCGCGTCACCACGCCCGAAACAATGGACGTCGTGCGCATGGTTCTCACGGGCAAGGTGAACCCCGAGCTTGTCGACGAGATCAACGCGCACGGACCGCTCGCTTCGGGAACCACTGGAGAGGACGCGGGGCTGTTCATCGGCCGCCGCCGCCCACCCATAGAGGTCGACGGCAAGCTCGTCGACCTCGGGCGCGTTGGCGACATCGTTGGGGTGCGCCCCGAATCGGTGCTTGCAGCACTCGACGCCGGGCTGATTCCCGTGGTCTCGTCGATTGCCCCGGACGTCGACAACCCCGGCGAGTCGCTCAACGTGAACGCTGACGCGGCAGCGTCGGCGCTCGCATCAGCGCTCGGCGCCGAGAAGCTCGTGATCCTCACCGACGTTGCCGGTCTTTACTCCGACTGGCCCGATCGCGACTCCCTCGTCTCCTCGATCACGGTGGCCGAGCTCGAGGCGCTCCTGCCCTCGCTCGAGTCAGGCATGATCCCGAAAATGCGGGCCTGCCTCGATGCCGTCAAGGGCGGGGTGCCCAAAGCTGCCATCATTGACGGCCGCGAACCGCATTCAGTGCTGCTCGAGATCTTCACGGAGCAGGGCATTGGCACGGAAGTTATCGAGGGCTAG
- the rocD gene encoding ornithine--oxo-acid transaminase, which produces MTETTPQTATEVAIAQTERAAASNYAPVPLVLTEGDGATVTDIEGTTYLDFLGGFSTMLFGHRPPRITAAAHAQLDRLTLTARAFYNDELAACVTELTELAGFERVLLMNTGAEAIETALKCARKWAHETRDLAADEGVVITFSRNFHGRTTTIISGSDDPVAREGYGPYTPGFVTVPFGDMAAVREVAASSPVVAVLIEPVQGEAGVILPPEGFLAELRAFTAENDIVFIADEVQSGMGRTGKLFATEHFGVRPDLIAVGKVLSGGILPVSAVLGDSKFLGVFTPGSHGSTFGGSPFACAVTRSVVAELRDPDFLPGVVALGAVLSAALAELSELPEVTAVRSIGLWAGVDIDPEFAPAKAVAEALRDRGVLVKDTQSKTLRMAPPAVATEAEIRGAIRLLGDAIVSLR; this is translated from the coding sequence ATGACCGAAACCACTCCCCAGACTGCGACCGAGGTCGCCATCGCCCAGACCGAGCGCGCCGCAGCCTCGAACTATGCACCTGTGCCGCTCGTGCTCACTGAGGGTGATGGGGCGACAGTCACCGACATCGAGGGCACTACCTATCTCGACTTCCTCGGCGGATTCTCGACGATGCTCTTCGGTCACCGACCGCCGCGCATCACTGCGGCAGCTCACGCACAGCTCGACAGGCTGACGCTCACCGCCCGTGCTTTCTATAACGATGAGCTCGCCGCATGCGTCACGGAACTCACCGAGCTCGCCGGCTTCGAGCGGGTACTCCTCATGAACACTGGGGCCGAAGCAATCGAGACCGCTCTGAAGTGCGCCCGCAAGTGGGCGCACGAAACCCGCGATCTCGCGGCGGACGAGGGCGTCGTCATCACGTTCTCGCGCAACTTCCATGGCCGCACCACGACGATCATCTCGGGCTCCGACGATCCTGTCGCACGCGAGGGCTATGGGCCGTACACTCCTGGCTTCGTGACGGTTCCGTTCGGCGACATGGCCGCGGTGCGCGAGGTTGCGGCGTCGTCTCCAGTCGTCGCCGTACTCATCGAGCCGGTACAGGGCGAGGCTGGCGTGATCCTCCCTCCCGAGGGCTTCCTCGCAGAGCTTCGCGCTTTCACTGCCGAGAATGACATCGTGTTCATCGCCGACGAGGTGCAGTCGGGCATGGGGCGCACGGGCAAGCTGTTCGCCACGGAACACTTCGGTGTGCGACCTGACCTCATCGCTGTCGGCAAGGTGCTGAGCGGCGGCATCCTGCCGGTCTCGGCCGTGCTTGGCGACAGCAAGTTTCTTGGTGTGTTCACTCCGGGCAGCCATGGCTCGACCTTTGGCGGCAGCCCGTTTGCGTGCGCAGTGACTCGCAGTGTCGTCGCAGAGCTACGCGATCCCGACTTTCTCCCCGGTGTCGTCGCGCTCGGCGCAGTCCTCTCGGCCGCATTGGCGGAGCTCTCGGAGTTGCCGGAGGTGACCGCGGTGCGCTCGATCGGCTTGTGGGCGGGCGTCGACATCGACCCCGAGTTTGCGCCCGCGAAGGCAGTCGCCGAGGCGCTCCGCGACCGTGGCGTGCTGGTGAAGGACACGCAGAGCAAGACACTTCGCATGGCGCCGCCCGCGGTCGCGACCGAGGCTGAGATTCGGGGGGCCATCCGGCTGCTCGGCGACGCGATCGTCTCTCTCCGCTAA
- a CDS encoding GntR family transcriptional regulator — MEKLSKQDSLARRAMEQIRSEITSGRLEPGTMVSAVQLAERIGVSRTPIRDALLQLEQAGMVRIEKNRGATILATTLEDLLEVFQLRLMLEVPAAGQAARTRTDEQLRGILACFEAMGEATDDAEELLVLDRDLHISIAAASGNGRLQGLLLDLRNLVLTRGVGTTSTARTGRELVDDHAGLVDAIERQDAETASAEMRRHIKNTAQLLIAQEAGGDPEHGPEWVAEQLAWL; from the coding sequence GTGGAAAAGCTCTCGAAACAAGACAGTTTGGCTCGCCGGGCGATGGAGCAGATCCGCTCTGAGATCACGAGCGGCCGACTGGAGCCCGGGACTATGGTGTCTGCCGTACAGCTCGCCGAGCGCATCGGCGTCTCACGCACGCCCATCCGCGACGCGCTGCTGCAGCTTGAGCAGGCGGGCATGGTCAGGATCGAGAAGAACCGCGGTGCGACGATTCTCGCGACCACGCTCGAGGATCTCCTTGAGGTGTTCCAGCTACGCCTCATGCTGGAGGTGCCGGCTGCTGGGCAGGCTGCCCGCACTCGCACCGATGAGCAGTTGCGCGGGATTCTGGCTTGCTTCGAGGCAATGGGGGAGGCGACCGACGATGCCGAGGAGCTGCTTGTGCTTGACCGCGACCTCCACATCTCGATCGCTGCGGCCTCCGGGAACGGGCGGCTACAGGGATTGCTGCTCGACCTGCGAAACCTCGTGCTGACCCGCGGCGTGGGAACGACGTCGACTGCTCGAACGGGGCGTGAGCTTGTCGATGACCACGCGGGGCTCGTTGACGCTATCGAGCGGCAGGACGCGGAGACAGCCTCTGCGGAAATGCGGCGCCACATTAAGAACACCGCGCAGTTGCTCATCGCCCAGGAGGCCGGGGGAGACCCCGAGCACGGCCCCGAGTGGGTCGCTGAGCAGCTGGCCTGGCTGTAG
- a CDS encoding amino acid ABC transporter ATP-binding protein, with protein sequence MSIETVIQAEGVSKRFGDNHVLKHINMSVGKGEVVVLLGPSGSGKSTFLRCINNLERIDDGLLTVNDELSGYRRDGNTLYELSEKQIAKHREQVGMVFQRFNLFPHKTVLENIMLAPLKVKRADRTASEAHARELLARVGLPEKADAYPSQLSGGQQQRVAIARALAMRPSIMLFDEPTSALDPELVGEVLDVMKQLAAEGMTMVVVTHEMTFAREVADRVVFMADGYIVETGAPEAVFGNPQHERTKSFLRSVREGAADVSPASAPGDILPLGD encoded by the coding sequence ATGAGCATCGAAACTGTGATCCAGGCCGAGGGCGTCAGCAAGCGCTTCGGCGACAACCACGTGCTCAAACACATCAATATGTCGGTCGGCAAAGGGGAGGTTGTTGTGCTTCTCGGGCCGTCGGGCTCTGGCAAATCGACGTTTCTGCGCTGCATCAACAACCTTGAGCGTATCGACGACGGGCTCCTGACAGTTAACGACGAACTCTCTGGCTACCGCCGCGACGGGAACACGCTGTATGAGCTCAGCGAGAAGCAAATCGCGAAGCACCGTGAGCAGGTTGGCATGGTGTTCCAGCGCTTCAACCTGTTTCCGCACAAGACCGTACTTGAGAACATCATGCTGGCCCCACTCAAGGTCAAGCGGGCCGACCGGACTGCGAGCGAGGCACACGCCCGCGAACTTCTCGCCCGGGTCGGGCTTCCCGAAAAGGCTGACGCCTACCCGTCGCAGCTGTCGGGCGGCCAGCAGCAGCGCGTCGCCATCGCCCGCGCGCTCGCGATGCGGCCGAGCATCATGCTGTTTGACGAGCCGACAAGCGCGCTCGATCCTGAGCTCGTTGGCGAGGTACTCGATGTGATGAAGCAGCTTGCCGCCGAAGGCATGACGATGGTTGTCGTGACGCACGAGATGACCTTCGCCCGCGAGGTGGCAGACCGCGTCGTCTTCATGGCAGACGGGTACATCGTCGAGACTGGCGCTCCCGAGGCTGTGTTCGGCAACCCGCAGCATGAGCGCACCAAATCATTCCTTCGCTCCGTGCGCGAGGGCGCTGCTGACGTTTCGCCGGCGAGCGCGCCAGGCGACATCCTCCCACTCGGCGACTGA
- the fdxA gene encoding ferredoxin, with translation MTYVIALPCVDLKDRACVDECPVDCIYEGDRMLYIHPDECVDCGACEPVCPVEAIYYEDDLPGEWAEYYKANVEFFDEIGSPGGAAKVGVYDFDHPIVAALPPQEQ, from the coding sequence GTGACATACGTAATTGCTCTTCCCTGCGTCGATTTGAAGGATCGCGCCTGTGTGGATGAGTGCCCCGTCGATTGCATTTACGAGGGCGATCGGATGCTCTACATCCACCCCGACGAGTGTGTCGACTGCGGTGCGTGCGAGCCGGTGTGCCCGGTTGAAGCGATCTACTACGAAGATGACCTGCCCGGTGAATGGGCCGAGTATTACAAGGCAAACGTCGAGTTCTTCGACGAGATCGGCTCGCCCGGTGGGGCAGCAAAGGTGGGAGTCTACGACTTCGACCACCCGATCGTGGCGGCCCTTCCACCGCAAGAGCAGTAG
- the lhgO gene encoding L-2-hydroxyglutarate oxidase produces MHTRRIAVIGGGIIGASVAAQLTTRNDANSVVLYEKESAPGTHQTGHNSGVVHAGLYYQPGSLKARLTRRGVELLHAYSESRGIRYDECGKLVVAHTEKQLGQLDAILDKARANGVPRIAIIGEDAMHEIEPHCVGRAAIHSPHTAIVDYPGVTRALLEDVRAAGGEVRLGTSVSRITQQGSEQIVHTSGGSQAFDYVIACNGLQSDRLAKRSGAGKYPAIVPFSGDYYKLRPESAKLVNGLLYPVPDPDYPFLGVHLTRTVDDEVTVGPNAFLSFAREHYHRFGFNVRDAIQIASSGAFWRFAGGNFAEAINQLRTANKRSFLAGAQEFIPELASEDLTPGLRGVRAQAMNEDGTLEDDFVIQRVNNAVFVRNAPSPAATSAMAIAEHIIEEILAEDRLVEPLRGA; encoded by the coding sequence ATGCACACACGACGCATTGCAGTCATCGGAGGCGGCATCATCGGCGCCTCCGTCGCCGCCCAGTTGACGACACGCAATGACGCAAACTCCGTTGTCTTGTATGAGAAGGAGTCGGCCCCCGGCACCCACCAGACCGGACACAACAGTGGCGTCGTACACGCCGGCCTCTACTACCAGCCGGGAAGCCTGAAGGCCCGTCTCACTCGGCGCGGCGTTGAGCTGCTCCACGCGTACAGCGAGTCGCGCGGAATCCGCTACGACGAGTGCGGCAAACTCGTCGTGGCGCACACCGAGAAGCAACTCGGTCAGCTCGACGCGATCCTCGACAAAGCACGGGCGAACGGCGTGCCTAGGATTGCGATCATCGGCGAAGACGCGATGCACGAGATCGAGCCGCACTGCGTCGGTCGGGCCGCGATCCATTCCCCGCACACCGCGATCGTCGATTATCCGGGGGTCACGCGCGCGCTCCTCGAAGACGTGCGTGCCGCTGGCGGCGAAGTTCGCCTCGGCACATCGGTCTCGCGCATCACACAGCAGGGCTCCGAGCAAATCGTGCACACCTCGGGCGGCAGCCAGGCGTTCGACTACGTGATCGCCTGCAACGGCCTGCAGTCAGACAGGCTCGCGAAGCGCTCCGGGGCGGGCAAGTACCCGGCGATCGTGCCCTTCTCGGGCGACTACTACAAGCTCAGGCCCGAGAGCGCGAAGCTCGTGAACGGGCTGCTCTACCCAGTGCCAGACCCTGACTATCCGTTTCTTGGTGTGCACCTCACCCGCACTGTCGACGATGAGGTCACCGTCGGCCCCAACGCGTTCCTCTCGTTCGCGCGAGAGCATTACCACCGCTTCGGTTTCAACGTCCGTGACGCAATCCAGATCGCGTCCTCTGGAGCATTTTGGCGGTTCGCGGGCGGCAACTTCGCGGAGGCGATCAACCAACTCCGCACCGCGAACAAGCGGTCATTCCTCGCAGGAGCCCAGGAGTTTATCCCCGAACTCGCTTCCGAGGATCTCACCCCCGGGCTGCGAGGCGTCCGAGCGCAGGCCATGAACGAAGACGGCACGCTTGAAGACGACTTCGTGATCCAGCGCGTCAACAATGCGGTGTTCGTGCGAAACGCGCCTTCCCCCGCCGCGACCTCAGCGATGGCAATTGCCGAGCACATCATCGAGGAGATTCTCGCAGAGGATCGCCTAGTAGAGCCCCTGCGCGGCGCCTAA
- a CDS encoding amino acid ABC transporter permease yields MATPNTMTISLPGEGEQLFKVVGHKSVGSAIAAVIVLLVAAGVVAAFIFADIDYTVTAKYLFDPQILSGVVTTLELTVISMLVGLVLGVVTALLRESNNRVLSGAAGFYTWLFRGTPVLVQLLIWFNIALVIPTVSFFGLWSVSTNTIMTPFLAAILALGINEGSYMSEIVRAGLLAVDKGQAEAALALGMRKRRVMLSVVLPQALRVILPPAGNQLIAMLKTSALAYTISVSELLNGAFRIYTLNYKVIELLFTASIWYLFMTTVLTFLQSWLERRMNRGYAAQAAPSMKKRWLKNTFGVTR; encoded by the coding sequence ATGGCCACTCCGAACACAATGACGATCTCGCTCCCCGGAGAGGGGGAGCAGCTCTTCAAGGTCGTGGGGCATAAGAGCGTCGGCTCCGCGATTGCAGCAGTCATCGTGCTGCTCGTCGCTGCCGGCGTTGTCGCAGCGTTCATCTTTGCTGACATCGACTACACAGTCACCGCGAAGTATCTCTTCGACCCTCAGATCTTGAGCGGCGTCGTGACGACGCTTGAGCTTACTGTCATCTCGATGCTTGTTGGGCTGGTGCTCGGAGTGGTCACCGCGCTCCTGCGCGAATCAAACAACCGCGTGCTCTCTGGCGCGGCGGGCTTTTACACCTGGCTGTTCCGCGGCACCCCCGTGCTCGTGCAGTTGCTGATCTGGTTCAACATTGCACTCGTCATCCCGACGGTCTCATTCTTTGGGCTCTGGTCCGTGAGCACGAACACGATCATGACGCCGTTTCTCGCCGCGATCCTCGCCCTCGGCATCAACGAAGGCTCGTACATGTCCGAGATTGTCCGGGCTGGCCTGCTCGCAGTTGATAAAGGTCAGGCCGAGGCCGCACTCGCGCTCGGCATGCGCAAGCGTCGCGTGATGCTCTCGGTCGTCTTGCCTCAGGCGCTGAGGGTTATCCTCCCGCCCGCAGGCAACCAGTTGATTGCGATGCTCAAGACGTCCGCGCTCGCGTACACGATTTCGGTCTCCGAACTGCTGAACGGTGCCTTCCGCATCTACACACTGAACTACAAAGTTATCGAGCTGCTGTTCACCGCCTCGATTTGGTACCTGTTTATGACGACCGTGCTGACGTTCCTGCAGAGCTGGCTTGAGCGTCGCATGAACCGCGGCTACGCGGCGCAGGCAGCACCCAGCATGAAGAAACGCTGGCTGAAGAACACCTTTGGAGTAACACGATGA